One stretch of Flavobacterium sp. 9 DNA includes these proteins:
- a CDS encoding arylsulfatase gives MRVFIIILLVSTYSFSQNLPKPTPPFNGKIETTYKTSKPDFPQPITAPSGAPNVLLILIDDLGFGGTQPFGGLIPTPNIDRLAKKGLLYNRFHTTALCSPTRAALLTGRNHHQSGNAGITEGSTGFPGYDSFWGQENAAIPEILKDNGYNTAAFGKWHNTPDWETSPLGPFDRWPTGKGFERFYGFIGGETNQYYPQLYQNIQPIEKGITHDPNYLLTPDLTNEAISWLGNQNSIAPDKPWFMYFAPGAMHSPHHAPKEYIDRFKGKFDMGWDKFREEVYANQLKKGIIPANTKLTARPAEMPAWESLSADDKKVYARQMETFAGFLAHLDENIGRLLDAVENSPNADNTMIIAILGDNGCSPEGGLKGTVNNMATQNGFPDDMPTMLKANEGLGGPEHENNFSACWAWAVDAPFQWTKEVASHLGGTRNGMIVSWPKKFKGNSEIRSQFYHVVDIAPTIYDAAGIKMPESVQGIKQVPLVGTSIVPTFTAAKSPETHHTQYFEIFGNRAIYNDGWIATARHGLPWVLVGKKGDFENDKWELYNIDNDFSEANDLAAQNPEKLKELQKLFDLQAKENQVYPLDDRFAERAVVPERPSVTKGKTDFTYYSGAVRIPEGSAPNIKAKSHIITANIEISNSDKAQGVLVAAGGSGGYSFFIKDGYLMYENNFFSKERNVIKSSDKLPKGKVTAVFEYTHTGKKYGEGGTARLLINGKEVAKGVFAHVPPARYSATETFDIGEDTGEPASTQYKDNFAFNGRIESVNFKLLPAPVSNEVQAKTQQQQKKAKKAIE, from the coding sequence ATGAGAGTATTTATAATAATTCTTTTAGTGTCGACTTATTCTTTTTCTCAGAATCTGCCAAAACCGACTCCCCCATTTAACGGAAAAATAGAAACAACATATAAAACATCAAAACCTGATTTTCCCCAGCCCATAACTGCTCCAAGCGGAGCCCCAAATGTACTTTTGATACTTATTGATGATCTTGGTTTTGGAGGTACGCAGCCATTTGGCGGTCTGATTCCTACCCCAAACATAGACCGATTGGCAAAAAAAGGATTGTTATACAATCGTTTTCATACCACAGCACTATGTTCTCCCACAAGGGCAGCATTGCTAACAGGCCGAAATCACCATCAAAGCGGCAACGCAGGGATAACCGAAGGTTCGACTGGATTCCCCGGCTATGACAGCTTTTGGGGTCAGGAAAACGCCGCAATTCCCGAGATTTTAAAAGATAACGGATATAATACTGCCGCATTTGGGAAATGGCACAATACCCCGGATTGGGAAACAAGCCCGCTAGGACCTTTTGACAGATGGCCAACCGGGAAAGGGTTTGAAAGATTTTATGGTTTTATAGGGGGAGAAACCAATCAGTACTATCCTCAACTGTATCAAAATATTCAGCCCATAGAGAAAGGAATCACGCACGATCCTAATTATTTACTGACTCCGGATCTGACCAATGAAGCAATTTCGTGGCTGGGAAATCAAAATTCAATTGCTCCGGACAAACCCTGGTTTATGTATTTTGCCCCCGGAGCGATGCATTCACCGCATCATGCTCCAAAGGAATATATCGACCGTTTTAAAGGTAAATTCGATATGGGCTGGGACAAATTCAGAGAAGAGGTTTATGCCAATCAGCTTAAAAAAGGAATTATCCCTGCCAATACAAAACTTACCGCAAGACCTGCTGAAATGCCTGCTTGGGAATCTTTGAGTGCAGATGATAAAAAAGTATATGCCCGTCAGATGGAAACATTTGCCGGTTTTCTGGCCCATCTGGATGAAAATATAGGCCGTTTGCTGGATGCTGTTGAAAACAGCCCTAATGCAGATAATACTATGATCATTGCGATTCTGGGTGATAACGGCTGTTCTCCTGAAGGCGGATTAAAGGGAACCGTTAATAATATGGCAACTCAGAATGGTTTTCCTGACGACATGCCCACTATGCTTAAAGCTAATGAAGGATTGGGCGGGCCGGAACATGAAAATAATTTTTCTGCGTGCTGGGCCTGGGCAGTAGATGCCCCTTTTCAATGGACAAAAGAAGTGGCCAGCCATCTGGGAGGAACCAGAAACGGAATGATTGTTTCCTGGCCCAAGAAGTTCAAGGGAAATTCAGAGATTCGTTCACAGTTTTATCATGTTGTTGATATTGCCCCTACCATTTATGATGCCGCAGGAATTAAAATGCCGGAGTCTGTACAGGGAATAAAGCAGGTCCCACTGGTAGGAACAAGCATCGTACCGACATTTACTGCCGCTAAATCTCCTGAAACACATCATACCCAGTATTTTGAAATCTTTGGAAACAGAGCCATCTATAATGATGGATGGATCGCTACTGCAAGACACGGTTTGCCATGGGTATTGGTTGGAAAAAAAGGTGATTTTGAAAATGATAAATGGGAACTTTATAATATTGACAACGATTTTTCAGAAGCTAATGATCTAGCAGCCCAAAATCCCGAAAAATTAAAAGAACTGCAAAAGCTCTTTGATCTGCAGGCCAAAGAAAACCAAGTCTATCCCCTTGATGACCGTTTTGCCGAAAGAGCTGTAGTTCCTGAAAGGCCAAGTGTAACAAAGGGCAAAACTGACTTTACTTATTACTCGGGGGCTGTTCGAATTCCTGAAGGATCCGCCCCGAATATTAAAGCCAAATCACATATCATAACGGCAAATATTGAAATTTCTAATTCCGATAAAGCTCAAGGGGTTCTAGTGGCTGCTGGGGGAAGCGGCGGATATTCGTTTTTTATAAAAGACGGCTACCTGATGTATGAAAATAATTTCTTCTCTAAAGAAAGAAACGTTATTAAATCAAGCGACAAACTGCCAAAAGGAAAAGTTACTGCTGTTTTTGAATACACCCATACAGGTAAAAAGTACGGAGAAGGCGGAACAGCCAGATTACTAATAAACGGGAAAGAAGTGGCAAAAGGTGTTTTTGCACATGTCCCCCCGGCAAGATACAGCGCAACAGAGACATTTGATATTGGAGAAGATACCGGGGAGCCTGCTTCTACACAATATAAAGACAATTTTGCATTTAATGGAAGAATCGAATCGGTAAATTTTAAATTATTGCCTGCACCGGTAAGCAATGAAGTGCAGGCTAAAACACAGCAGCAGCAAAAAAAAGCAAAAAAGGCCATTGAATAA
- a CDS encoding DUF1254 domain-containing protein yields MKKSYILLFATCLLFINCKEEKKIREADNDNLAIKDTSAIKKNLPAGPMANTIMTDEYVKHIGTLAYLWGWPMVNIHNRKVTFEKLPEPLYKGGVVPLSPPNQLCMLTDYIKPGEKDVTCPNQDVVYGFGLTDFSKDALVIQVPDFGDRFWVYQVCNQRTDGYAQLGKMYGTKPGFYLLTGPKWNGKVPEGITQVFKCDTDLGVVIPRVFQTDDPADKKSIQPTLQKILMYPLNQFDAKTKTKDWTKIPVLPSAPTAGNEETKWVKPEVFFDELPVILKEVPPLPGEEAIYGQIESVLAAAAKDTRIKDLLKQAAMEADQKLINPLFQFSNVGYPLKDNWTTQGNGAQFGLDYLTRTACAKANIFVNKPNETKYFYQDRDVAGTRLQGNNKYTITFAKGEIPPVKGFWSLTLYNQYHFFSPNSINRFSLGTKNKDLKYNADGSLTLYVQNTQPSNDKLSNWLPSPKETFSLYIRCYWPEDRVVKDSWLPPAVVKTK; encoded by the coding sequence ATGAAGAAGTCATATATACTGTTATTTGCAACTTGTTTATTGTTTATAAACTGTAAAGAGGAGAAAAAAATCAGAGAAGCTGATAATGATAATTTAGCAATTAAAGATACTTCTGCTATTAAAAAAAATCTCCCGGCAGGTCCGATGGCAAATACCATTATGACTGATGAGTATGTGAAACATATTGGTACTCTGGCCTATTTATGGGGCTGGCCTATGGTGAATATTCATAATAGAAAAGTAACCTTTGAGAAGCTTCCTGAGCCATTGTATAAAGGAGGAGTTGTACCACTGAGTCCACCAAATCAATTATGTATGCTTACGGATTATATTAAACCCGGAGAAAAAGATGTTACGTGTCCTAATCAGGATGTGGTATATGGTTTTGGTTTAACTGATTTTTCAAAAGATGCCTTGGTAATTCAAGTGCCGGATTTTGGAGACCGTTTTTGGGTGTATCAGGTCTGTAACCAGCGCACGGACGGCTACGCGCAATTGGGGAAAATGTACGGAACAAAACCGGGATTTTATTTATTAACCGGACCTAAATGGAATGGAAAAGTACCGGAAGGAATTACACAGGTTTTTAAATGTGATACTGATTTGGGAGTTGTAATTCCCCGGGTATTTCAAACTGATGATCCTGCCGATAAAAAATCAATACAGCCTACACTTCAAAAAATATTAATGTATCCTTTGAACCAGTTTGACGCAAAAACAAAAACAAAGGACTGGACAAAAATTCCTGTACTGCCATCTGCGCCAACTGCTGGGAATGAAGAAACAAAGTGGGTAAAACCTGAAGTATTTTTTGATGAATTGCCTGTTATCTTAAAAGAAGTTCCGCCATTGCCTGGAGAGGAGGCGATTTATGGACAAATAGAATCTGTTCTCGCTGCAGCTGCAAAAGATACAAGGATTAAAGACCTGCTAAAACAAGCTGCTATGGAAGCAGATCAGAAATTAATAAATCCTTTATTTCAATTCTCTAACGTAGGGTATCCATTAAAAGACAATTGGACAACCCAAGGGAACGGAGCGCAATTCGGATTGGATTATTTGACCAGAACGGCTTGCGCCAAAGCTAACATATTTGTTAACAAACCTAATGAAACCAAATATTTCTATCAGGACAGAGATGTTGCCGGCACCAGATTACAGGGCAATAATAAGTATACTATAACTTTTGCAAAAGGTGAAATACCACCTGTAAAAGGTTTTTGGTCACTTACTTTGTACAATCAGTATCATTTCTTTTCACCAAACTCCATCAATCGATTTTCATTGGGAACCAAGAATAAAGATTTAAAGTATAATGCTGATGGCTCATTGACACTGTATGTACAAAATACACAACCATCAAATGATAAGTTGAGTAATTGGCTGCCATCACCTAAAGAAACATTCTCATTATATATAAGATGTTATTGGCCGGAAGACAGGGTGGTAAAAGATAGCTGGCTGCCTCCTGCAGTTGTAAAAACGAAGTAA
- a CDS encoding DUF1254 domain-containing protein, whose amino-acid sequence MKNKSFIFLVAAFLILAVGCKKKTVINEPPSLDSTSVVVSEFGTQIKMDGELPSKESIPALFDEMDFQQATQCYLWGLPIVAFAEWQEQQYKTFNATSNDLIFYNTYNDRLGILTANATTPYIISFIDLSKNGPTVIEMPAGHTAGGLGDFWQREQAVIGEMGPDKGKGGKYILVPPTMKNFKPAGYFIVPCTTVNMFFGFRALDPDPKATETLVKQVKIYPYDKRANPTPTKVVSPPAGKKWYGIQPAGIAYWQRLHAILQNEPVEERDRFFMAWLRNLGIEKGKPFAPDQRQKKILIAAATKGQQMAMANSFNKRFADVKHWPDKKWDYVMIIKDPSQHADYYDEFFERTSYFYEAVTYSKAMITKIPNVGQAYLGSYYDSEGNWLDGGKNYTLNIPANPPAVNFWSITIYDSATRCLIDNPQKNADLSSRKDLIKNSDESVDLYFGPKAPAGKEKNWVQTLPGKHWFTYMRFYGPTAAYFDKSWKMDDIKEVK is encoded by the coding sequence ATGAAAAATAAATCCTTTATTTTTTTAGTTGCTGCATTTTTAATTTTAGCTGTCGGATGTAAAAAAAAGACCGTAATAAATGAACCACCATCATTAGACTCTACATCGGTTGTAGTTTCTGAATTTGGAACACAAATAAAAATGGATGGTGAACTGCCTTCAAAAGAATCTATTCCGGCTTTGTTCGACGAAATGGATTTTCAGCAGGCAACACAATGTTATTTATGGGGATTGCCTATTGTGGCTTTCGCTGAATGGCAAGAGCAGCAGTACAAAACTTTTAATGCAACAAGCAACGATTTGATATTTTACAATACGTATAATGATCGTTTGGGAATCCTTACTGCAAATGCCACAACACCATATATTATTTCCTTTATTGATTTATCCAAAAATGGGCCAACAGTCATTGAAATGCCCGCCGGACACACAGCAGGAGGACTTGGAGATTTCTGGCAGCGCGAGCAGGCCGTAATAGGTGAAATGGGACCTGATAAAGGAAAAGGCGGGAAATATATTTTAGTTCCGCCAACAATGAAAAACTTTAAACCGGCTGGATATTTTATAGTTCCATGTACAACCGTAAATATGTTTTTCGGGTTCAGGGCTTTAGATCCGGATCCAAAAGCAACGGAAACTTTAGTAAAACAAGTAAAAATTTATCCGTACGATAAAAGAGCGAACCCAACACCAACAAAAGTCGTTAGTCCGCCGGCAGGAAAAAAATGGTACGGAATTCAGCCAGCTGGAATTGCCTATTGGCAGCGTCTTCATGCTATTCTGCAAAACGAACCTGTTGAAGAACGTGATCGTTTTTTTATGGCATGGCTTAGAAATCTGGGAATAGAAAAAGGAAAACCTTTTGCTCCGGACCAGCGTCAGAAGAAAATTTTAATTGCCGCTGCCACAAAAGGACAGCAAATGGCAATGGCGAATTCCTTCAACAAACGTTTTGCAGATGTAAAACACTGGCCGGATAAAAAATGGGATTATGTAATGATCATCAAAGATCCGTCGCAACATGCAGATTATTACGATGAATTCTTCGAGAGAACTTCTTATTTCTATGAAGCCGTTACCTACTCAAAAGCTATGATTACCAAAATACCAAACGTGGGTCAGGCGTATCTGGGCTCTTACTATGACAGCGAAGGAAACTGGCTGGACGGAGGCAAAAACTATACTTTGAATATTCCTGCCAATCCTCCGGCAGTAAACTTCTGGTCGATTACGATTTATGACTCGGCTACGAGATGTTTGATTGATAATCCGCAGAAAAATGCCGATTTATCTTCCCGTAAGGATTTAATAAAAAATAGTGACGAATCTGTCGATTTATACTTCGGACCAAAAGCACCGGCAGGAAAAGAGAAAAACTGGGTTCAGACTTTACCGGGAAAACATTGGTTTACCTATATGCGTTTCTACGGACCAACAGCGGCTTATTTTGATAAGAGCTGGAAAATGGATGATATTAAAGAGGTGAAGTAA